The DNA region CGTAGCCCGAGCGGTCCTTCGACGGTTGGAGTTGCCCGGCTCGATCGATGAGAGCGGGCGGCGCGCCCTTGAGTTTGTCGCCAGCGCTCGCGGGCCACGCTCTCTTCGAGTCTCTCCTCGTGATGGGGAACATCAGGAGGTGTTCAAACTCGCCGATGTCGCCACTGTTCGATTGCCTGACGATGTCCCAGATGGTTGAGTCGAGAGCACTTCTCAATGAGTGCGCCGCCTCGCCGATCAAGATCGCGAACTCCGCCGCGTCGGGCGGTTGCCACTTGGTGGAATGGATGGCCGCCTCATCGCCAGCGCCAACTTCGATGGGTGCCGTCCCGAGCGGATTGGATGCGGTGTAACTCGCTAATGAATTCTTCAGGTCACCGATTCGACGACGCGCATGTTCGAGCCTTCGAACGGGCCAACCGCCAACGTCAAATACACGTGCCATTACTCAACACTAACAAATGTGGCTGCCGCACTCCGAAGTGTATTGATGAACTGCTTCGTTGGGAGTGCCGCTGTGCAGCACTCTTCTCGCGATAGCGACCAATGCGCACAAGGGTGTGCCGCTGCGCCCCTTTAGGTGTGGATTGACGACAAGCCGGGTTGCCTGGCTGGATAACCCAGGCCGGTAGTAGAGTCACTATGTAGCACGTGCTGGCTCATGATTGGTTGCCCGAGGAGGCCGGGATGGGCATGCTGGAGGCCGGTGGCGAGAGTCGCCCGATGATTTCGCTCGGGTTCGACGAGGAGTTGCACCCCAGGGGAACGCATATTTGCTTCATCTTCAACGACGAGGAGGAGCGTCGGTGGGTGATGTCGAAGTACGTCCAGAGCGGCTTGGATGCGAACGAGCAGGTCGGCTATTTCGTCGACACGATGTCGCCCGACGGCCTGAAACAGTGGATGCGCGAACACGGTGTGACCCTGCCCGATGAGCTCGATGGCCGACAATACAGCGTCGTCGCCGCAGAGGAGGCGTACTGCCCTGACGGCACCTTCAAGGTCGATCGCATGATCGAAACCGTGCGGGAGTTGCACAATCGCAGCCTCCGGGAAGGCTACGCCGGCGCCCGTGCTTCCGGAGAGATGACCTGGGTCCAACGGGGCCATCCCGGGTCGGAGAATCTAGCGGAGTATGAGTGTCGCATCAACGTGCTCGTGCGCACTGTGCCGATCACTGTGGTGTGCCAGTATGACGCGCAACGTTTCGACGGGGCGACACTCTACGACATCTTGAGCGTGCACCCGATGATGATCGTGCACGGGCAAGTGGTCAGGAATCCCTACTACGTCGAAGCGGAAGTTTTCCTGGGAAAATTGGCGACACGCCAGCGGCCCCTAGATGTCTGATACTCGGTTTGCTGCAGAGGTTCTCGGCAAGTTGCTCGTCGCGGTTCAGACGCTCGACGCCCTACCCAGTGTGAAGGGGATGGCCGAGTTCCTACAGTCTTCCCTGAGAGAAGTCCCGGGCGTCACCAACACGTTCATGTGTCTGAACGGGGAGTTCCCCTCTGCCGACCAGGCAACCATCGCAAAACTGGATCTGCACTGTCCGAAGGCAGCAGGCCCGTCGGCTTCGACCCCGCTGTGTGTGCCGGAGGATCGGCCGGACATCCAACTAGTCGCCATGCGTACACCACGTCAAGCATTCGGCTGCCTGCAACTGGTCATAGACGACGAGGCGAAGTTTGAGGCGTACCAACCGTTTCTCGTCAACATCGGCCACATGGTCGCCACCATCTTGGAGAAACGACAGAATGACCGCTCCCTAGCCACGGCGACCGCACAGCTGAACAGGCAGGCGTTTGAGTCGGCCCGCTCGATGATTGAATCGAGTCTGGACTCGTTGGTGGCGATCAGTCCGGAGGGGATGATCACCGATGCCAACGAGGCCACTGTCAAGGTCACCGGCATTCCTAGGGACGAACTGATCGGGACCGCGTTCTCGGAGTGTTTCACCGAGCCGGTCAAGGCCAACGCGATTTACCAGTTGGTTTTTGAGCGGGGGATGGCGGTGGACTACCCGTTGACGATGCGTCACCGGGACGGGACGTTGACCGAGGTGTTGTACAACGCGTCGGTGTATCGCGACGTCGGCGGCAAAGTGCTGGGTGTCTTCGCCGCAGCCCGTGACGTAACCGAAGCGAGGCAGGCGTTTCAGTCGGCCCGCTCGATGATTGAATCGAGTCTGGACTCGTTGGTGGCGATCAGTCCGGAGGGGATGATCACCGATGCCAACGAGGCCACTGTCAAGGTCACCGGCATTCCTAGGGTCGAACTGATCGGGACCGCGTTCTCGGAGTGTTTCACCGAGCCGGTCAAGGCCAACGCGATTTACCAGTTGGTTTTTGAGCAGGGCATGGCGGTGGACTACCCGTTGACGATGCGTCACCGGGACGGGACGTTGACCGAGGTGTTGTACAACGCGTCGGTGTATCGCGACGCCGGCGGCAAAGTGCTGGGTGTCTTCGCCGCAGCCCGTGACGTAACCGAGCAGAATCGTGCGGCCGAGACCGCCCGGAGTCTGGTTGCGGCGGAGGATCTGGTCCGTACGGTGATGGGTTCTGCTTCGATTGGTATCGTCTTGGCTGGCCTGGACGGTTCTATCCGTGTTGTCAACAGCGCATTGTGCGACCTCCTTGGGTATGACGAGGCGTACTTCCTGGCACACCGGCTGCAGGACACCGTCCACCCCGACGACCTCGAGGTGGCACTTCTGGACCGGACCCGGGTTATCGCCGGATCGATCAACAAGAGCGCCACAACGGTACGCCTGGTGCGGGCCGACGGCGCCACCGTTTGGGTGCGTCGAGTGACGGTGCTACTCAGGGACGGAGACGGCGAGGCGAACATGCTCATGATGCAGGTGGAAGACATCACTGCGGAGCACGAGGCTCAGGAGGCTTTGGCTTACCAGGCCTTCCACGACTCGCTGACCGGGTTACACAACCGGGCCTGGATCCTGGACATCCTGGCGGTTGATCTGCGCGCCGCCAAGCGGCGGGGGCATTCGGTGGGGGCACTGTTCGTGGACCTGGACAACTTCAAGGTCGTCAACGACTCGCTGGGGCACGCGGCCGGCGACGAGGTGTTGGCCGCGGTGGCGGAGCGGATCGTGGCCGCCCTGCGCCCAGGGGACCGTGTTGGACGTTTTGGGGGCGACGAGTTCGTCATCGTGGTCCAGGGCCTCCAGGGCCTCCAGGGCCTCCAGGGCCTCCAGGATGTCCTGGAGGTGGAACGTTGCGCCGAGCGGGTGTCTGCCTCGATCGGCGTCGATCTGCAGGTGCGAGGCCACCGGATCGTGCCGACCGCGTCCATCGGTATCGCCACCTCGACCTCGACGTCGACACCCGAGAGCCTGCTACGCGACGCCGACTCCGCACTGTCCCAAGCCAAGACCACGGGGCGGGCGCGCTGGCACTTCTTCGACGACACGATGCACGCCCAGGCTCTGGCCCGTCTCAACATAGAGGACCAGTTGCGTGAGGCGATCACCGCCAGTCAGTTCGTGGTGTTTTACCAACCCATCGTGGCCCTGGCCGACGCCCACGTGGTCGGACACGAGGCACTTGTACGTTGGGCGCACCCCAACCGCGGGCTGCTCAGCCCCGGTGAGTTCCTCGAGATCGCCGAGGACACCGGGCTGATCACCGCCATCGGCGCCCAAGTCCTGGACCAGGTCTGCGCGATGCTAGCCGAACATCCGGACCTACCCGGTCCGATCAGCGTCAACGTTTCGGCCGTCCAGCTGGCTGCGCCCGACTGGCTCACAACCGTGCGGGACACTCTGGCGACCCACCGGGTCGACCCCGCTCGGATCGTGATCGAGGTCACCGAGACCGCCGTCCTGAGCCTGGTGGACTCCGCCCGAACCGCACTGACATCCTTACGCGAACTCGGTATCGGCATCCACCTCGACGACTTCGGCACCGGATACTCCTCCATCTCGGTGCTACGAGACCTGCCGGTGACCGGAGTCAAACTCGACCTGCGCTTCGTCCACGACCTCACCGCCGACGACAGCCAAGCCAACGCCCTCGCTGAGGGCGTGAACGGTCTGGTCAAGGGCCTGCATCTGACCGGAATCGCCGAAGGCATCGAAACCCAGATGCAAGCCAACATCCTGCGCGACCAGGGATGGGAACACGGACAGGGCTACTACTTCGGCAAACCAGCCACCACACCCCTCCCCCCCTGATTCTGGATCCAGCAGGCCTGGACCGACAACGCAGAGGGAGTCGACACCGGGTTCCCGTTGGCGGTGCGCGGGTAGGTCCGTCTGGCGGAAGGGGCACATGCGCACGGCTCAAACCCGTGTGCCGCTCCGCGTCCGGAACCGCACGCCGGGATGGACACGTTGGGGTTGGCGGCTACGGTGCGATCATGTGAAGGTCAGCGCGCCAGAACATGACGGGCAAGGTGGCGGTATCAAGGAGTGGAAGTAACGAGGATCCGTGCAGAACTTGCGGCTCGCCAGCGCGACGCCCACCTGTTCAGATGCCAAAAACGATAAATCAACCGGGTGCCACCCTGAGGCTTATCCGCCGATACACCAAACCAGAATGTCCCACGAACACCCACAACGCCACCATCGTGCAACGCGTCTGGATCATCGCCCCCGACGCGACGCCTGGCGCACACCGGGTGGATTAACGACAGGCCGGGTTGGCGACTTGGGTTCTCCCGTTGGGCCCGCCTATCCGCTAGCGGAGCCTACGCGCGGTACACCTCGCGCCTGTGACCCACCGCGACTACTGTCACCACCAGCACGTCGTCGAAGATGTCGTAGATCACGCGGTAGTCACCGATCCGGGTGCGCCACGCAGTGGTCTCACCGGCGAGTTTGATGGCGCCCGTTGGCCGAGGGTTGCTCGCCAGTTCGCGGACGCGAGCCTGGATGCGAGCCCTGTGCTCGCGAGGGAGCTTCCGCAATTGGCGCGCGGCCGCCGTCGTGAACTCGACGCGGTACACGAACTACCCCAGTTCTCGGTCGAGTTCCTCAAGTTGCACCCGTCCACCATCGTCGGCCGCCTTGGCCGCGCGGTATGCCTCGACATCCGCCGCCATCTCCAGGCGCTCCAGGGTTTCGAGGTCTTGCTTGCTAATGAGCACCGCCGCAACCTTTCCGTTCCGCGTGAGTGCCACGCGCTCGCCACCGTACGCCACGTGTCCGACAACGTCCGAGAACTCGGCGCGGAACTCGCGACTACTGATGCGGCGACCAATGGTGCTCATGTGTACATAGTTTACGTTGTGTACACACGCGACGCAATGGCGGTCCGGCACTTGGCGGGCCAGCGGCTCGTGCGACTCGGCGCATATCTGGCTTTGAGACTCGCGCAGCGTCAGCCACACGCGCCGACAGCGCTGCAGGGTCCTCGCTGCGTTCGAGGTTCATGCGTACAGCATCGTCCATCGTGACCAATGGTGGTCTTACGCGCACCATGCTCGGGTGGCACCGCGAACCCGTTGCCCTACGATATGCGCTTGTCACAACACTACCGTTTTCGGTATAGTTGTGACATGGCCTCAACTACCAAGTACCGAGACGTCGTGCGCGAGATCGCGCTCGACCACTACGGGTATGTCACCACGAGGGACGCGGCCGAGGCTGGCGTTCCCGCGGGTGAGCTTCCCAAGCTTGCCGCGCGCGGCGGCCTGGAGAATGTCGCCTACGGGCTGTACAGGGTCGCCGACGTGCGCCCCACCGAGTTCGACCAGTTCGCCGAGGCACTCCTGCGGGTGGGCGAAGGCGCCTACCTCCACGGCGAGTCGGTCCTCGCGCTCTTTGGGCTTGCCGACGTCAACCCTCGGAAGATCAAGGTCGCCGTCCCCAGGCGTGCTCGACCCACGCTTCCCCCCTCTATTGAGCTGAGCCAGGTGACGGGCGACGGGCGCACCGTGTTCTATGAAGGCTTGGCGTCGCAGCCGGTAGCGGACGCCATCCTGGAGTGTCGTGGCCTCGTCGAGAGCACACGCCTGCTGGCGGCTGCGAAGCAGGCCCGGGCAGAGGGCCTGCTGACCACGGCCGAGTGGAAACTGGTGCAGAAAGGACTCTGACGGTGACGTACGACGACGCCCCACCAAGCGTGCGCTCGCTTGAGCAGCGGCTCCGCAACCGGGAGGGGAACGACGACCTGGGCCACCAACCTCGTCCAGCGCATCGCGGCGGCCGGGACTTAGATCTCCGCGAGCGGCTCACCCGACCGCGGAGCGGCAGAGGCGAACAGTTCGATCGCGCAGAACCGGCAGATCAAAGTTGCGAATGAACCCGATCAAGAAACGCCCCGACGGCTGCGTCGACCGCGCCTGGCTGCTCGGCGAACAGGAAGTGCCCGGCGTCGGCGATCGTCACCAGCTCGGCGCCAGGAATGGCGGACGCGATCTCCGCGCCCATGGCGAACGGTATGAGTCGGTCGTCGGCGCCGTGGATGACGACGACCGGACAGGTGATCGTGGGTAACAGCGTGAGGGAATCGGCGCGAGTGATGACGGCGCGTTGCTGCCGCAGGAACGCGTCGGCGCCCACTGCGCGCGCGGCCCTCCGCCAGGTCTCCAGCAGCGACGCGTCGTTCTCGTGCTGCTTCGCGACGATCACACCGAATACCGCGTCGACCAGTGCGTCGAACCCTCCGGCCTCCACCATCCGCGACTGACCTTCCCGCGACGCCACCTGCGCCGAGGTGTCGGCCCGCGCCGTCGTGCTCACCAGCGCCAACGCGGCAACCCGATCCGGTGCCTGACGGACTACCTCGAGGGCGACGTAGCCTCCCATGCTCGCCCCCAGCAGCGCGAACTGCCCAGGAGCATCGTCCAATATCCGCGCGGCCATGGCGGAGATGCTGTCGTCGCTGCGAGTGTCGGCCAAGGTGACGGCACCGCGGCTCCAGGCGGTGTCAATGATCGGCTCATACACAGAGGGGGAACACATCAGAGGAGGAACCAGGATTGTCTGCACCGCTCGATTGTGTATGCGACGACCGACACCCGCAAAAACGCCACACACAGGGCCTACAGCGGGAGTTACTCGCCGACGAACGCCCTGAGCGCCTCGAGCAACACATCCGGGGTCTCCATTTGCGGCACGTGCCCTGTTTGCGGAAGCACGTCAAAGCGCGCGCCGGGGATGGCCGCCGCGAAGGCACGACCATAGTCGACATCGGCGATGCGATCGGCCTCGCCCCACAGCACCAGGGCGGGAACCGCGATGCCTGCCAGACGCCCGAGCAGTGTGGCATCGGACATCGATCCGCCATACAACGCGAGCGTCGCGCGGTTGCCCGCCAAGACCTCCGCCACGGCGGGAGGAAGAGTCGCCGGGTCAACGCTTGGCGCCTTTGACGGGTCATACCAGGCATGTTGAGTCAGTTGAGCGGGCGTAAGGCCGGAGGCCACAGGGTGGCCTGCGACCTCGATCCCCACCGAATCCACGAGTGCGATGCGGCCCAAGCGCTGCGAACCTCGCACCGCGAGCTCGGCCGTGATCCATCCGCCGATGGAGTTGCCGATCACGGTGGCGTCCTCGAGCCCCAGCGCGTCGAGAAGCCCGGCGTAGACCTCGGCCAGTCCGACCACCGTCGTCAGTGCCTCGGGGCGGCTGGTGCCGCCAAAGCCAGGGTGAGTCGGCACGATGACGCGCGTGCCCGTGGCGTCGGCGAGGAGATCCGCGAAGCCGGTGACCGAGGCCGGCCCCGCGCCGCCATGAAGGATGACGACTGGTCGGCCTGTGCCGCGCTCGTCTGCGTTGAACAGGACTGCGCTGAGTGGCACGTCGCCAAACGAGGTGCCGATGGTGAGAGAGATGGGGTTGCTCATGACTTCACGCTATATCATCATGTTTATATAAGCAAGTGGACTCGATGCGATACGATGAGCCCATGGCGATGTCTCTCCCCGAAATCGGGCTATCCGTGAAGCGCTTGCAGGTCAAGCATCACCGCGCCGCGACCGAGGCCCTGGAACCGCTGGGGGTGACGCTCGTGCAGTGGGATGCGCTCCGGCACCTGCATGCTCACCCCGGCGCATCGCTGCACGATCTCGCGGTGTTGACCTTTCAGACCGATCAAGCGTTCGGCACGCTCGCGGCGAGGCTCGAGGCCCGCGGCCTGATCCGACGCGTGAGCGGGGCGGGGCGCGCGATCCGCCCCGAGCTGACGCCAGAGGGCGAGCGCGTATTCGTCGCGGGGAGCGCCGTGACAGAGAAGGTGGTGCGCGAGTCGTTCTCGGTGCTCGATGCGGACGAGACGGCCGCGCTCGGCCGGATGCTGGCGAGACTCCTCGCCCACTAGCGCGGGGCACTCGTGACCCCGTTTGGGCGAGCCGCTCCAGTCGTCGTCCAGCTGCGCGCGCCGTGCAGTCCTAACCCGTCCGCGCCGCGTCGGCGAGCACGTCGATCGCCGCGTGGGCCGTCGGCGCCGAAACCCCCAGCGCGCGCAGGACTACCTCGTCGGTGACAACGGGATGGGCGTGGAGAATCTCGGCGAGCCGCCAGGCGGAGGCGCCCTTGCGCGCCCAGACGCGCTGTCGCCACTCGTCGGCGAAGGGGTGGATCGTTTCGAATTGCGCATGCGCGAGCGCGAGATGCGCGATTACGGGGGCTTCGGTGCGACCCACGAAGGTGACGGGGTCCGCCATCCCGGCGGGTACTCGGCCTTGGTGCGAAGGCGCCCAGCTAACCGCCCAACGTGATGTCTTGGCGTTGATACCATTCCAAAGCCCTATAGAACTGCTCACTGTCGTAGTCGGGCCACATCTCATCCACCACATAGAAATCCGCGTAGACCGACTGGATGGGCAAGAATCCACTCAGCCTTCGCCCGCCGCCCCAGCGAATGATCAAGTCGATTCTCGAGATATCCGCGGAAGCCATGCCGTCGACGATGTTGCCACTTGAGGCGGTGGCGCCGTCCCGCGCGGAGTAGTTCAGGTCCCAGTTCCAGCCGTAGTTGACCAAGAAGTTGACCTTGATGCCACCGCGCCCAAATCTGGTTCTCTCCGTGTACGGCAGCAGTGCCTTTGGGAAGAATTTCGACTCAGTGTTCCCGATCACCAGCAAGTCCGCATCCTTGTTCGCCAGGTATTCAACGGCGTCAACACATGCCTTCTGAAAGGCCTTGATCTGCACGGTTGGGCGCTTTGTGTTGTCAACTGTGAATCCGTACAGGGTCAACTCTTTGATTCCCAACTCCAAGCACATCTCGTACAGCTCGAGTCCTGGGCGAAGTCCGGATTCATATCCGTCCTGCTTCCGCAGCCCCTTGTGCTTAGCCCACCTTCGATTGCCGTCGGGAATCACGCCAATGTGCTGTGGGATCCGACTAAAGCTCTTCATTGCGGCCTCTCGCGTATGCCGGCGACGGGCCGCCCGCTGCCCCTGATCCGGCCGGGGCGAAGCCGCATGTCATGCCGCTGTCGTACCGCTACAAGGCTGGCGTGGCATGTCCGAGTGGCGTCGCTACACCACATCACCGCTCCCCGGCGGCGAAGCCGACTGCGGTCCTGCGGATTGTCGTGCCACCCGGATTGCCGTGGCATGGAACCCATCTTGCCATGACAAGCGTCCAAGGCGGGTCGCCGCGAGTACCGGACGCACCCGTTCCTTGACGGCCGATTCGGCTGCTGGACTCTGTTCTCACCTCAGTACAGGTCTTCCCTCTCGATCGGGGTGAGGTATCCGATCGCGGAGTGCAGCCGACACTTCCTTAGGTAGCGGCATGACTCCCATCCTTTCGGGGAATCAAACCCTCCACCAAACCCGCTGTGATCCAGACAGCCTTCGTGGCTAAATCTCCGGAGATTCCTGCTCATGCCAAGGAATCGTCCGACCATACTCTCGCCAGCGTCGAGCGCCCGGGCCAGGTGCTTACACTGAGCCCGTGACGACCGCGCCGCGCGCAAAGTCCGCTAACCCGGCTGGCGGTTCCGGCGCGACGCCAGAGGCCCGCCCTCGCGTGAGACGCGTGGGGCGTCTGCTGCGGATATTGGGGCCTGGCCTCGTGACAGGCGCGGCCGACGACGACCCGTCGGGTATCGCCACCTACTCACAAGCCGGCGCCCAGTTTGGGTTCACGACCCTGTGGACGATGCTATTTACGTTCCCTCTGATGGTCGCAGTTCAGGATGCGTGCATGCGCATCGGTGCGGTGACCGGCAAGGGGTTAGCGGCGATCGTGCGGGAGCGGTATCCGAAGTGGGTGCTCTACCCGATCGTGCTTCTGGTGGTTGCGGCGAACACCTTCAATATCGGCTCCGATATCGGTGCGATGGCGGCGAGC from Demequina lutea includes:
- a CDS encoding MEDS domain-containing protein, which encodes MGMLEAGGESRPMISLGFDEELHPRGTHICFIFNDEEERRWVMSKYVQSGLDANEQVGYFVDTMSPDGLKQWMREHGVTLPDELDGRQYSVVAAEEAYCPDGTFKVDRMIETVRELHNRSLREGYAGARASGEMTWVQRGHPGSENLAEYECRINVLVRTVPITVVCQYDAQRFDGATLYDILSVHPMMIVHGQVVRNPYYVEAEVFLGKLATRQRPLDV
- a CDS encoding sensor domain-containing protein — its product is MSDTRFAAEVLGKLLVAVQTLDALPSVKGMAEFLQSSLREVPGVTNTFMCLNGEFPSADQATIAKLDLHCPKAAGPSASTPLCVPEDRPDIQLVAMRTPRQAFGCLQLVIDDEAKFEAYQPFLVNIGHMVATILEKRQNDRSLATATAQLNRQAFESARSMIESSLDSLVAISPEGMITDANEATVKVTGIPRDELIGTAFSECFTEPVKANAIYQLVFERGMAVDYPLTMRHRDGTLTEVLYNASVYRDVGGKVLGVFAAARDVTEARQAFQSARSMIESSLDSLVAISPEGMITDANEATVKVTGIPRVELIGTAFSECFTEPVKANAIYQLVFEQGMAVDYPLTMRHRDGTLTEVLYNASVYRDAGGKVLGVFAAARDVTEQNRAAETARSLVAAEDLVRTVMGSASIGIVLAGLDGSIRVVNSALCDLLGYDEAYFLAHRLQDTVHPDDLEVALLDRTRVIAGSINKSATTVRLVRADGATVWVRRVTVLLRDGDGEANMLMMQVEDITAEHEAQEALAYQAFHDSLTGLHNRAWILDILAVDLRAAKRRGHSVGALFVDLDNFKVVNDSLGHAAGDEVLAAVAERIVAALRPGDRVGRFGGDEFVIVVQGLQGLQGLQGLQDVLEVERCAERVSASIGVDLQVRGHRIVPTASIGIATSTSTSTPESLLRDADSALSQAKTTGRARWHFFDDTMHAQALARLNIEDQLREAITASQFVVFYQPIVALADAHVVGHEALVRWAHPNRGLLSPGEFLEIAEDTGLITAIGAQVLDQVCAMLAEHPDLPGPISVNVSAVQLAAPDWLTTVRDTLATHRVDPARIVIEVTETAVLSLVDSARTALTSLRELGIGIHLDDFGTGYSSISVLRDLPVTGVKLDLRFVHDLTADDSQANALAEGVNGLVKGLHLTGIAEGIETQMQANILRDQGWEHGQGYYFGKPATTPLPP
- a CDS encoding type II toxin-antitoxin system RelE family toxin gives rise to the protein MYRVEFTTAAARQLRKLPREHRARIQARVRELASNPRPTGAIKLAGETTAWRTRIGDYRVIYDIFDDVLVVTVVAVGHRREVYRA
- a CDS encoding type II toxin-antitoxin system Phd/YefM family antitoxin yields the protein MSTIGRRISSREFRAEFSDVVGHVAYGGERVALTRNGKVAAVLISKQDLETLERLEMAADVEAYRAAKAADDGGRVQLEELDRELG
- a CDS encoding type IV toxin-antitoxin system AbiEi family antitoxin domain-containing protein, whose amino-acid sequence is MASTTKYRDVVREIALDHYGYVTTRDAAEAGVPAGELPKLAARGGLENVAYGLYRVADVRPTEFDQFAEALLRVGEGAYLHGESVLALFGLADVNPRKIKVAVPRRARPTLPPSIELSQVTGDGRTVFYEGLASQPVADAILECRGLVESTRLLAAAKQARAEGLLTTAEWKLVQKGL
- a CDS encoding alpha/beta fold hydrolase, which codes for MQTILVPPLMCSPSVYEPIIDTAWSRGAVTLADTRSDDSISAMAARILDDAPGQFALLGASMGGYVALEVVRQAPDRVAALALVSTTARADTSAQVASREGQSRMVEAGGFDALVDAVFGVIVAKQHENDASLLETWRRAARAVGADAFLRQQRAVITRADSLTLLPTITCPVVVIHGADDRLIPFAMGAEIASAIPGAELVTIADAGHFLFAEQPGAVDAAVGAFLDRVHSQL
- a CDS encoding alpha/beta fold hydrolase — encoded protein: MSNPISLTIGTSFGDVPLSAVLFNADERGTGRPVVILHGGAGPASVTGFADLLADATGTRVIVPTHPGFGGTSRPEALTTVVGLAEVYAGLLDALGLEDATVIGNSIGGWITAELAVRGSQRLGRIALVDSVGIEVAGHPVASGLTPAQLTQHAWYDPSKAPSVDPATLPPAVAEVLAGNRATLALYGGSMSDATLLGRLAGIAVPALVLWGEADRIADVDYGRAFAAAIPGARFDVLPQTGHVPQMETPDVLLEALRAFVGE
- a CDS encoding MarR family winged helix-turn-helix transcriptional regulator, with the translated sequence MAMSLPEIGLSVKRLQVKHHRAATEALEPLGVTLVQWDALRHLHAHPGASLHDLAVLTFQTDQAFGTLAARLEARGLIRRVSGAGRAIRPELTPEGERVFVAGSAVTEKVVRESFSVLDADETAALGRMLARLLAH
- the uppS gene encoding polyprenyl diphosphate synthase; its protein translation is MKSFSRIPQHIGVIPDGNRRWAKHKGLRKQDGYESGLRPGLELYEMCLELGIKELTLYGFTVDNTKRPTVQIKAFQKACVDAVEYLANKDADLLVIGNTESKFFPKALLPYTERTRFGRGGIKVNFLVNYGWNWDLNYSARDGATASSGNIVDGMASADISRIDLIIRWGGGRRLSGFLPIQSVYADFYVVDEMWPDYDSEQFYRALEWYQRQDITLGG